In Aggregicoccus sp. 17bor-14, the genomic window CGCGGCGCCTCCTTTCTCGCTCGCAGAGTTAGGTCTAGACACCCCAACCCTACGGGAGACTGCGCGCCGCGCGGCTCTTACTTTCCTCCCCCCCTCGCGCCGCCCAAAAGGGCGAAACACGAGCCAGAGGGAGAGGGGAAATTGGCGCGGTGTCAGTTCCCAGCCGTAGGGTGGAAGGCACCATGAACCTCACCGCTGCCCTGCTGCTGCTCGCCCTCTCCGCGGCGCCCGCTGCGACTCCCGCCGCGAAGCCCGAAGCCCCCAAGAAGTTCGAGTTCGACAAGCACTACCTCGTGCTCCTCGTGCGCCCGCCGGATGCGCCGCAGCTCGCGCCCGAAGCGCTCGAGAAGCTGCAGGCCGCGCACATCGCCCACCTGGTTCGCATGGGGCAGAGCGGCAAGATGGTGCTCGCGGGCCCCTTCGACGAGCAGGACGACGTGCGCATGCGCGGCGCCTGCATCTACCGCACGGCGACGAAGGACGAGGCGCGCCAGCTCGCCGAGCAGGACC contains:
- a CDS encoding YciI family protein produces the protein MNLTAALLLLALSAAPAATPAAKPEAPKKFEFDKHYLVLLVRPPDAPQLAPEALEKLQAAHIAHLVRMGQSGKMVLAGPFDEQDDVRMRGACIYRTATKDEARQLAEQDPMVKAGRLKVEVLAWFTEKGYLAFPKAPPLPEQPAPAPAPAKK